The genomic stretch GACTTCTGAGGCCTCAAAAGTAATTCAACATGCCGAAATAATTTATGGTTCTCCCCGTGCTATCGAACTGGCACAGGAATACATAACATGTGAGGCAAAAAATATTGGTGATTATTCAAAGATCAATGAACTGCCTTCGAATGCAGTTGTGCTGTCAACAGGAGACCCCAACCTTTCAGGTTTGGGGAAATATGCAGGTCCTGATGCCGAGATAATACCTGGTCTCTCCTCGCTGCAGGTGGCATGTGCCAGACTAAGGGTAGATATAGCAGATGTTGTAGTGGTCACCGCGCATGGCAGGAATCCCACGTCAGCGGCATTAAAGTTCAGACAAGACATTGAATCCGGCTCAACTGTGTTTTTACTGCCTTCGCCTGAAATGGGTGTTGATATGGTTGCCTCGACACTTGAGAGCATCGGGCTGGATGTTCCCATAGCTGTGCTTGAACAGCTGGGATATCCTGATGAACATGTGGAAGTGGGAACAGCAGGAAAAACCCCTTTATTACATGAGTTTCGGGTATTTTAAAATCACTGCCAACTTAAACTTTACAATCCAATTCATTCACACCTTAAACTGCACAGCCCGCCCATACATATCATAAACATCCATCTCATTCAATACACAAAGACCTTTATTAAGTTTTTTCATCAACTCCGGTTCTTTTGGATTCATCTTCAATTCAATAACCTTCTTTTCGCTGTCAACAAAAGCTGTCCCTTCAAGCTGAAAAATCGATTCGAACAATGTCAACAGTTCATATTTTTCATGGCTCATACACTTTGTCAAAAACATACTGCAGAGATTGATAAATGACATCTTAAAACATGTCATGATCTGATCCAACTCAGTATCGATCCTGTATACTTTATCCTTATCCCGGATCCGTCTTTCCTCTTTCAAACACATCTTCAACTTCTTAAAATCGTCCTTATGTTTTCTTTCAATCACCTTTTGTTGACGAAGATACTTATTGACTTGTTTTTCACATTCCTGCAATTCGATTGAGTCCACCTCATTCATAGTTCTTTTTCCATCAACAATCTTTGATCTCTCACGAAGTCTTCTCTCTTTCGAATACAAAGGAGCAAGCTGTTCTTCTATCGCTTCAATCTCCATCAATGGTTTTTTCAGCTTTAAATTCAGGTTGGTTATTGTCTCACACAGCTTACCATGTTTTTCATCCATCAGGTCGTACTTCTCGATCTTCATCCCATAACCTACAATTCGATGGATATTTGCTCCGGATTTCGCATCTCTGAATTGTTTTTCCTGCTGTGGCCAACGGTCAAAATATCTCTTCGTGACTTCGCTTGCGTCCAGCAATTCACGAGGAATATCCGTGATCAAAACCGATCTTTTGCCATTAGCCCACTTCACGATCACTGCCCGGCATTCATGTATGTAGTCTTTCTCTAATGAATCCCTTAACTCAATTTGACAGTCAACAAGGCTGGCAGTTCCATATTTATACTCTGTTTCCTGCTGGATGTGCTTGATCTTCTTCTCCTTTACTTGATTATCATCAAGGATGGTGAGATAATATTCATCACTGTCGTCAAAAGCCCTAAGCGTTTTCACACCATTGCCTCCACCATCAAATACCAGTATCCTCTTCACAGAAGCATGAGCCTCTGGACTATCTAAAAGTTTTGTCAATTTCGTGAGCATACCTAATGCATGTTTGCCAAGGTCGGCGTGTCCGTGAAAGGTCTGGAAATATAGTGGATGTCCCCTGCCATCATGAATAAACACATTTTCAAGACAGTTCATAACACGACCAAGCATTGTTACTTTACCTTTGTAGCACCTGTTTGATGACCACAATGGTCTGGTATTGCCGTCAATGTAGTAACATACAAGATAAGTTTCATTCCCCAATTCGTTTTGCCAGAAGTCCTGCCAGAATTTTGCAGTTGTGACAATCAATTTGTCAGATATTTTGAGATATTTCAGTTCCTGAAGGTATCTCTCAAGTGAGGCATCTTTGTAATTTTGTCCACAGAGAAATGCTAAATCGTTTCCTTTTACACGGTTCACCCTGCTTGATTTTCCATTAGATGTAACGAGCGGTAAAGAAAGCAAAGCCAGATTGTAGCGAAAGATCGTTTTTTCAGACATCGTGAAGATGTTCATGGTGGATAGATTCTTTATCAGTATCTTGTCATCGATAGATTTGAAACGATTTTCTCTTACCGATTTTAATTGATTGTATTCGCTGGTGAATTTTCCTTCCTGACGGGAGCCCGGATTGTCTTGCGGGATATTTTCGTTCTGTTTAAATAAGGGAGATTCTCGAACTTCGTCCAGTCGCTCTATTATTGTCTGCGTGTATAAGTCGATTATGTGAGTAAAAAAGGATAAAGAGGTTAATATCTCGCCCCCACCGGATTTTTGCTGTTCGCATTCTTTTTTAGGGGGAGGTGTAAATCTTGTTAATTTGGCTGATGCCCTGAAGTTATTCAAATTAGATATGGAAATCTTTGTGCCAAACTGGTTCTGAATCTTGATCTGCAGTTGTGATGAAGGTATGTTCCTGTTCTCGGTGACGATGAGGATGATATAATCTTTTATACGTTGTGTCAGTTTCGTGTTGTTTCCAGCTGCTCTTTTATCATGAAGTCCTTCTTCACCGTATTT from Methanosarcinales archaeon encodes the following:
- a CDS encoding cobalt-precorrin-7 (C(5))-methyltransferase, producing the protein MKIVGVGVGPGMLTSEASKVIQHAEIIYGSPRAIELAQEYITCEAKNIGDYSKINELPSNAVVLSTGDPNLSGLGKYAGPDAEIIPGLSSLQVACARLRVDIADVVVVTAHGRNPTSAALKFRQDIESGSTVFLLPSPEMGVDMVASTLESIGLDVPIAVLEQLGYPDEHVEVGTAGKTPLLHEFRVF
- a CDS encoding helix-turn-helix domain-containing protein, which encodes MQDDGRIAEILSTIKNIEDSNLSVREFFDQNIVPFTRPQYYIYRKTLRKYGEEGLHDKRAAGNNTKLTQRIKDYIILIVTENRNIPSSQLQIKIQNQFGTKISISNLNNFRASAKLTRFTPPPKKECEQQKSGGGEILTSLSFFTHIIDLYTQTIIERLDEVRESPLFKQNENIPQDNPGSRQEGKFTSEYNQLKSVRENRFKSIDDKILIKNLSTMNIFTMSEKTIFRYNLALLSLPLVTSNGKSSRVNRVKGNDLAFLCGQNYKDASLERYLQELKYLKISDKLIVTTAKFWQDFWQNELGNETYLVCYYIDGNTRPLWSSNRCYKGKVTMLGRVMNCLENVFIHDGRGHPLYFQTFHGHADLGKHALGMLTKLTKLLDSPEAHASVKRILVFDGGGNGVKTLRAFDDSDEYYLTILDDNQVKEKKIKHIQQETEYKYGTASLVDCQIELRDSLEKDYIHECRAVIVKWANGKRSVLITDIPRELLDASEVTKRYFDRWPQQEKQFRDAKSGANIHRIVGYGMKIEKYDLMDEKHGKLCETITNLNLKLKKPLMEIEAIEEQLAPLYSKERRLRERSKIVDGKRTMNEVDSIELQECEKQVNKYLRQQKVIERKHKDDFKKLKMCLKEERRIRDKDKVYRIDTELDQIMTCFKMSFINLCSMFLTKCMSHEKYELLTLFESIFQLEGTAFVDSEKKVIELKMNPKEPELMKKLNKGLCVLNEMDVYDMYGRAVQFKV